One window from the genome of Thermus sediminis encodes:
- a CDS encoding glycerol-3-phosphate acyltransferase gives MLPAFLLGYFLGSFPVAYWFGVLRGKNLLLEGSGNPGALNAFRVLGPVPGLLVLLLDLFKGVLAVAAGEAVSGSPLGGLAGGVGAVWGHAYSPWLLFRGGKALAPGAGVLLAVDPRLLLVALLLFALLYALFRRPYRAVLAVALAFPILAALVDRTLAHLLFGLGVGLPVTLRHLRDWYRE, from the coding sequence ATGCTCCCCGCTTTCCTTCTGGGCTACTTCTTGGGAAGCTTCCCCGTGGCCTACTGGTTCGGAGTCCTGAGGGGGAAGAACCTCCTCCTGGAGGGCTCAGGCAACCCCGGGGCCCTGAACGCCTTCCGGGTCCTGGGGCCGGTGCCCGGGCTCTTGGTCCTCCTCCTGGACCTCTTCAAGGGGGTTTTGGCCGTGGCCGCGGGGGAGGCCGTTTCCGGAAGCCCCCTCGGGGGGCTCGCGGGGGGCGTGGGGGCGGTGTGGGGGCATGCCTATTCCCCCTGGCTCCTCTTCCGGGGCGGGAAGGCCCTGGCGCCGGGGGCAGGGGTTCTCCTGGCCGTGGACCCCAGGCTCCTGCTCGTTGCCCTCCTCCTCTTCGCCCTTCTCTACGCCCTCTTCCGGAGGCCCTATCGGGCGGTCTTGGCCGTGGCCCTGGCCTTTCCCATCCTGGCCGCCCTGGTGGACCGCACCTTGGCCCACCTCCTCTTTGGCCTCGGGGTGGGGCTTCCTGTGACCCTCCGCCACCTAAGGGACTGGTACCGAGAGTAG